One Rhodospirillaceae bacterium genomic region harbors:
- the argS gene encoding arginine--tRNA ligase codes for MNVFAEIRTKILAVIEAEISAGGLPAGLTLDAITAEPPRDPSHGDVSTNAAMVLAKPAHMKPRDVAEKIVVRLSGLDGITSADIAGPGFINLKLEPSLWQSVVRDVLKTGIAFGSSALGQGQPVNVEYVSANPTGPLHVGHARGAVFGDALAALLQKAGYAVTKEYYVNDAGAQVDSLARAVHLRYLVALGHKTEADFDAAFEAGEVEYAGEYLKDAASALAARDGDKWADASEETWLMPVRAFAIKAMMDMIRDDLVALGIEQSVFTSERGLVEAGQVEAAIADLEKEGLVYTGVLEPPKGKVPEDWEPRPQLLFKSTEFGDDIDRPFKKSDGSWTYFASDVAYHRDKFDRGFTDMIDVWGADHGGYVKRMQAGVKALSQGKAALDVKLCQLVKLFDNGEPVRMSKRAGTFVTLRDLIDAVGKDVVRFIMLTRKNDAPLDFDFAKVTEKSKDNPVFYVQYAHARIHSVFRHAAEALPGVDISDGALAGADLSLCSDDDELAVMRMVASWPRIIEAAAIAHEPHRIAFYLYDLASQLHALWNRGNENAELRFLLPDQPDKSVARLALVRAVAVVIASGLDVFGVEPVEEMR; via the coding sequence ATGAATGTTTTTGCAGAGATTAGGACGAAAATTCTGGCGGTCATCGAGGCGGAGATTTCTGCCGGTGGTTTGCCTGCCGGCTTAACGCTGGATGCCATCACGGCTGAGCCTCCGCGTGACCCCAGCCATGGCGATGTCTCTACCAACGCAGCCATGGTGCTGGCCAAACCGGCGCACATGAAACCGCGTGATGTGGCTGAAAAGATCGTCGTCCGACTCTCAGGCTTGGACGGCATCACATCGGCTGACATTGCGGGGCCTGGATTTATCAACCTCAAACTTGAGCCAAGCCTGTGGCAGTCCGTGGTCCGTGACGTTCTGAAAACCGGGATTGCTTTTGGCAGCAGTGCGTTGGGGCAGGGGCAGCCGGTGAATGTCGAGTATGTCTCTGCCAATCCCACCGGGCCGCTGCATGTGGGCCACGCCCGGGGCGCTGTCTTTGGCGACGCGCTGGCGGCGCTGTTGCAAAAAGCCGGCTATGCCGTCACCAAAGAATACTACGTCAATGATGCCGGGGCGCAGGTGGACTCCCTCGCACGCGCTGTTCACCTTAGATATCTCGTGGCGCTGGGGCATAAAACCGAGGCGGATTTTGATGCCGCGTTTGAGGCCGGTGAGGTGGAATACGCCGGTGAGTATTTGAAAGATGCCGCCTCTGCATTGGCCGCGCGCGATGGTGACAAATGGGCCGATGCATCGGAAGAGACCTGGCTGATGCCGGTCCGGGCTTTTGCCATTAAAGCTATGATGGACATGATCCGCGATGACTTAGTTGCCCTTGGCATTGAACAGAGCGTCTTCACCTCTGAGAGAGGGCTTGTTGAAGCCGGGCAGGTTGAGGCCGCGATAGCGGACTTGGAAAAAGAAGGCTTGGTTTACACCGGCGTTCTGGAGCCGCCAAAGGGGAAGGTCCCGGAAGACTGGGAACCAAGGCCGCAACTCCTGTTTAAGTCAACAGAATTTGGCGACGATATTGACCGGCCCTTCAAGAAGTCTGATGGCTCATGGACCTATTTTGCTTCAGATGTCGCCTATCATCGCGACAAGTTTGACCGTGGTTTTACAGATATGATTGATGTCTGGGGCGCAGATCACGGCGGCTATGTAAAGCGTATGCAAGCTGGCGTCAAAGCTCTCTCTCAGGGCAAAGCAGCGCTGGACGTTAAGCTTTGCCAGCTGGTCAAGTTGTTCGACAACGGCGAGCCGGTCCGTATGTCCAAGCGGGCCGGCACGTTTGTCACACTGCGCGATCTTATCGACGCCGTTGGTAAAGATGTTGTGCGCTTCATTATGCTGACCCGCAAGAATGACGCGCCGCTCGACTTCGACTTTGCCAAAGTGACTGAGAAATCTAAAGACAACCCGGTCTTTTACGTCCAATACGCCCATGCACGGATTCACTCGGTGTTCCGTCATGCCGCCGAGGCTTTGCCGGGCGTCGATATTTCAGACGGTGCCTTGGCGGGGGCTGACTTGTCCCTTTGCAGTGACGACGATGAATTGGCCGTGATGCGCATGGTGGCGTCCTGGCCGCGCATCATCGAGGCGGCAGCGATCGCTCACGAGCCACATCGTATAGCGTTCTATTTGTATGACTTAGCGTCGCAACTCCATGCCTTATGGAACCGTGGCAACGAAAATGCAGAACTGAGATTTTTATTACCGGATCAACCTGATAAGTCAGTCGCACGGCTGGCGCTTGTCCGCGCTGTTGCT
- a CDS encoding deoxyguanosinetriphosphate triphosphohydrolase gives MITNLSTYRDCMGPVAADPAHSRGRLHPEPEAATRTAFQRDRDRIIHSSAFRRLKYKTQVFVYHEGDNYRTRLSHSLEVAQIARSISRFTGLNEDLAETLALAHDLGHTCFGHAGEGALQECMAPFNGFDHNAQGLRILTKLEQRYPGFDGLNLTWETLEGLVKHNGPLSGGGVTEAVPLAILEYVAGHDLELDRFASAEAQVAAVADDIAYNAHDIDDGLQAGLFSLSDLTSVPLIGPIVEDVAHEYPDLDDARRVHEIVRRLIGAMVNDVIFESQRRMADLKPERPEDVHSLKAALVGFSVDMTHNDKALKGFLFPNMYRHHRVTRMADQAVRVVHDLFELLHQEPDKLPLDWQGQMDGPRGVKTARRVADYIAGMTDRFALAEHTRLFGPGLLI, from the coding sequence ATGATCACGAACTTGTCCACATATCGAGACTGTATGGGGCCCGTTGCGGCGGACCCGGCGCACTCCCGGGGGCGCTTGCATCCGGAACCGGAAGCGGCAACGCGCACCGCATTCCAACGTGATCGGGACAGAATCATTCATTCCAGCGCCTTTCGCCGCCTGAAATACAAGACTCAAGTGTTTGTTTATCATGAAGGCGACAACTACCGGACACGGCTATCTCATAGCCTGGAAGTTGCTCAAATTGCCCGGTCCATCAGCCGTTTTACGGGCCTGAACGAGGATCTTGCCGAAACGCTGGCTCTGGCGCATGACCTGGGCCACACCTGCTTTGGCCATGCTGGAGAGGGCGCGCTACAAGAGTGTATGGCGCCCTTCAATGGTTTTGATCACAATGCCCAGGGGCTACGTATTTTGACCAAGCTTGAACAACGCTATCCGGGTTTTGATGGGCTCAACCTGACCTGGGAAACTTTGGAAGGTCTGGTCAAGCACAATGGACCGCTGTCGGGCGGAGGTGTGACTGAGGCTGTGCCCCTGGCCATCCTGGAATATGTCGCCGGGCACGACCTGGAGTTGGACCGGTTTGCCTCCGCTGAGGCGCAGGTCGCAGCTGTTGCTGATGATATTGCTTATAATGCCCATGACATCGACGACGGCCTTCAAGCCGGGCTGTTTTCCCTCTCTGACCTCACATCGGTCCCTCTGATTGGCCCTATTGTTGAAGATGTGGCGCACGAATATCCCGACCTGGACGACGCAAGGCGTGTCCATGAAATCGTCCGCCGGCTGATCGGTGCGATGGTGAATGACGTTATTTTTGAGTCCCAGCGTCGCATGGCAGACCTAAAACCTGAGCGGCCAGAAGACGTTCATAGTCTTAAGGCCGCGTTGGTGGGGTTCTCCGTAGATATGACGCACAACGATAAAGCCTTGAAGGGATTTCTTTTTCCCAATATGTACCGGCACCACCGCGTCACCCGGATGGCGGACCAAGCTGTACGCGTTGTTCACGACCTTTTTGAGCTCCTCCATCAGGAGCCAGATAAGCTGCCATTGGATTGGCAGGGGCAGATGGACGGTCCTCGTGGAGTAAAAACAGCGCGGCGGGTGGCGGATTACATTGCAGGCATGACCGACCGGTTTGCCTTGGCAGAACACACACGACTATTTGGCCCCGGTTTGTTGATATGA